Proteins from one Caulobacter sp. X genomic window:
- a CDS encoding energy transducer TonB — MLSRAILFSLLIGGLSATSALAQDEDSKTGWRPQFTASIPADKMKAAYPQGANASGKVALDCVAAAGGKLVDCKVAREEPAGQGFGAAALSVVSYERIKPKDDAGVSVVGRPVRTYFSFLAPGDANPNWLRRPTPQDIANVFPKKALADGVGGKAVIGCDVTVEGFLQNCKVLTESPEGYAFGAAGLQITPQLRMTPMMRGGKPVPGGTVSIPINWGAPNPGSDFNSTPVVLDPPWTRVPTQAELNAAWPKSAAGASHAQVALRCLLVRTGQLRSCDVISEEPRGKGFGRAAQDLSKLFQVAVDPNDKKLRDYKVDVPFRFRDPALPDNRKLTRPHWTATLTAEGMAAIYPEAAIKAKVMAGQGAATCVVTAEGRLSECQASRESPAGLDFGAAAVKAASAMRMNPWTKEGDTLDGLKLTVPFQFTFTDDAPAEPAKPAQGGQP, encoded by the coding sequence GTGCTGTCGCGTGCGATTCTATTTAGCCTGCTGATCGGCGGCCTGTCCGCAACGTCCGCCCTGGCCCAGGACGAGGACTCCAAAACCGGTTGGCGGCCGCAGTTCACCGCCAGCATCCCGGCGGACAAGATGAAGGCCGCCTACCCGCAAGGGGCAAACGCGAGCGGCAAGGTGGCGCTGGATTGCGTCGCGGCGGCCGGCGGAAAACTGGTCGACTGCAAGGTCGCCAGGGAGGAGCCGGCTGGACAGGGCTTCGGCGCCGCGGCGCTGTCGGTCGTGAGCTATGAGCGCATCAAGCCGAAGGACGACGCCGGCGTCTCCGTCGTGGGCCGGCCCGTGCGCACGTACTTCAGCTTCCTCGCTCCCGGCGACGCCAATCCGAACTGGCTGCGCAGGCCAACCCCCCAGGACATCGCCAATGTCTTCCCCAAGAAGGCGCTGGCTGACGGCGTCGGCGGCAAGGCGGTGATCGGCTGCGACGTGACGGTCGAAGGTTTCCTGCAGAACTGCAAGGTCTTGACCGAGTCGCCCGAGGGCTACGCCTTCGGCGCGGCCGGGCTGCAGATCACCCCGCAACTGCGCATGACGCCGATGATGCGGGGCGGCAAGCCCGTGCCCGGCGGCACGGTCAGCATCCCCATCAACTGGGGCGCGCCCAACCCGGGCTCGGACTTCAACAGCACGCCGGTCGTTCTCGATCCGCCTTGGACGCGCGTTCCGACTCAGGCCGAGCTCAACGCGGCCTGGCCCAAGAGCGCGGCGGGCGCATCGCACGCCCAGGTCGCCCTGCGTTGCCTCCTGGTGAGGACCGGCCAGCTGCGATCCTGCGACGTCATCTCCGAAGAGCCGCGCGGCAAGGGCTTCGGGCGCGCCGCCCAGGACCTGTCGAAGCTCTTCCAGGTCGCCGTCGACCCCAACGACAAGAAGCTCCGCGACTACAAGGTCGACGTGCCGTTCCGCTTCCGCGACCCAGCCTTGCCCGACAATCGCAAGCTGACCAGGCCGCACTGGACCGCGACCCTGACGGCCGAGGGCATGGCGGCGATCTATCCGGAGGCCGCGATCAAGGCCAAGGTGATGGCCGGTCAGGGCGCGGCGACCTGCGTCGTCACCGCCGAAGGGCGGCTGAGCGAGTGCCAGGCCTCTCGGGAAAGTCCGGCGGGCCTCGACTTCGGCGCGGCGGCCGTCAAGGCGGCGTCGGCGATGCGCATGAACCCGTGGACCAAGGAGGGCGACACCCTGGACGGCTTGAAGCTCACGGTGCCGTTCCAGTTCACCTTCACCGACGACGCGCCCGCCGAACCGGCCAAGCCCGCGCAGGGCGGCCAGCCCTGA
- the polA gene encoding DNA polymerase I: MTDVVSESPPASHLTQDGPAVRLFLVDGSAYLFRAYHALPPLTRKSDGLPVGAVQGFCNMLWKLLRDMQGDTPTHLAVIWDHSEKTFRNTLYDQYKAHRPPPPEDLIPQFPLVREATRAFGVPAIELPGYEADDLIAAYACKAREVGGEAVIVSSDKDLMQLVGDGVSMFDPMKNVRIEREQVFEKFGVYPEQVVDVQALCGDSVDNVPGAPGIGIKTAAQLITEFGDLDTLLARAGEIKQPKRRETLINFADQIRLSRALVKLDCDTPLPEPLDDLKVREPDKEVLAAFLEQMEFRSLARRVGDGSAAAVPGTLDRPPSQPKAPVSTVSYMGAAARAAAQPVAEPVTIDHAAYACVRDLDTLKAWVEKATAKGVVAFDTETDALSSATAGLCGVSLAIAPGEACYIPVGHCEKEGLALEAAADLVQIPLADVIATLKPLLEDPAVLKVAQNAKYDIAVLARYGVQVSPIEDTMLISYVLEAGLHGHGMDELSELWLGHKPIPFKQVAGTGKAQISFKHVALAEATAYAAEDADVTLRLYEVLKPRLAREGLLTVYETLERPMPTVLAAMENDGIKVDPEALRRLSNEFSLRMAEFEARATELVGRPFNLGSPKQIGDVLFGEMQIKGGKKTATGQWSTDSDVLESLALEHELPRVLLDWRQLSKLKGTYTENLVAAIAERTGRVHTSYALAATTTGRLSSSDPNLQNIPVRTEEGRKIRKAFIAEPGKVLISADYSQIELRLLAHIGDIPQLKKAFQEGLDIHAMTASEMFDTPIEGMDPMIRRRAKAINFGIVYGISAFGLANQLGIGQGEAGAYIKTYFERFPGIQAYMDATKAFVREHGYVTTIFGRKINIPEIQAKSVGQRQFAERAAINAPIQGAAADVMRRAMIRMPAALKEAGLSTRMLLQVHDELVFEAPEAEAETARAVIARVMEKAAEPAVALSVPLTVEVRAALNWDEAH; this comes from the coding sequence ATGACCGACGTCGTCTCCGAATCCCCGCCCGCCTCGCACCTGACCCAGGACGGCCCCGCCGTTCGGCTCTTCCTGGTCGACGGCTCGGCCTATCTGTTCCGGGCCTATCACGCCCTGCCGCCGCTGACGCGGAAGAGCGACGGCCTGCCGGTCGGGGCGGTGCAAGGCTTCTGCAACATGCTGTGGAAGCTGCTGCGCGACATGCAGGGCGATACGCCCACGCACCTGGCGGTGATCTGGGACCACTCCGAGAAGACGTTCCGAAACACCCTGTACGACCAGTACAAGGCTCACCGTCCGCCGCCGCCCGAGGACCTGATCCCGCAGTTCCCCCTGGTGCGCGAGGCCACCCGGGCGTTCGGCGTGCCGGCCATCGAGCTGCCGGGCTACGAGGCCGACGACCTGATCGCGGCCTACGCCTGCAAGGCGCGCGAGGTTGGCGGCGAGGCGGTGATCGTCTCGTCCGACAAGGACCTGATGCAGCTGGTCGGCGACGGCGTGTCGATGTTCGACCCGATGAAGAACGTCCGCATCGAGCGCGAGCAGGTGTTCGAGAAGTTCGGCGTCTATCCCGAGCAGGTCGTCGACGTTCAGGCCCTGTGCGGCGACAGCGTCGACAACGTCCCCGGCGCCCCGGGCATCGGGATCAAGACCGCCGCCCAGCTGATCACCGAGTTCGGCGATCTCGACACGCTGCTGGCCCGCGCGGGCGAGATCAAGCAGCCCAAGCGCCGCGAGACCCTGATCAACTTCGCCGACCAGATCCGCCTGTCGCGGGCCCTGGTGAAGCTGGACTGCGACACGCCGCTGCCCGAGCCGCTGGACGACCTGAAGGTGCGCGAGCCGGACAAGGAGGTCCTGGCCGCCTTTCTCGAGCAGATGGAATTCCGGTCGCTGGCTCGCCGCGTCGGCGACGGTTCGGCCGCGGCTGTTCCCGGAACGCTCGACCGTCCGCCGAGCCAGCCAAAGGCTCCGGTCTCGACCGTCTCCTACATGGGCGCGGCCGCCCGCGCCGCGGCCCAGCCGGTGGCCGAGCCGGTGACGATCGATCACGCGGCCTATGCCTGCGTGCGCGACCTCGACACCCTGAAGGCCTGGGTCGAGAAGGCCACGGCCAAGGGCGTGGTGGCGTTCGACACCGAGACCGACGCCCTGTCTTCGGCCACCGCCGGCCTGTGCGGCGTCTCCCTGGCGATCGCGCCGGGCGAGGCCTGCTACATCCCGGTCGGTCACTGCGAAAAGGAAGGCCTAGCGCTAGAGGCCGCGGCCGACCTCGTCCAGATCCCGTTGGCTGATGTGATCGCGACCTTGAAGCCGCTGCTGGAGGATCCGGCGGTGCTGAAGGTGGCCCAGAACGCCAAGTACGACATCGCCGTCCTGGCCCGCTACGGCGTCCAGGTGTCCCCGATCGAGGACACCATGCTGATCAGCTACGTGCTGGAGGCCGGCTTGCACGGCCACGGCATGGACGAGCTGTCGGAGCTGTGGCTGGGCCACAAGCCGATCCCGTTCAAGCAGGTGGCCGGGACCGGCAAGGCGCAGATCAGCTTCAAGCACGTCGCCTTGGCCGAAGCGACCGCCTACGCCGCCGAGGACGCCGACGTCACCCTGCGCCTCTACGAAGTGCTCAAGCCGCGCCTGGCCCGCGAAGGGCTGCTGACGGTCTACGAGACCCTCGAGCGTCCGATGCCAACCGTGCTGGCGGCGATGGAGAACGACGGGATCAAGGTCGACCCCGAAGCCCTGCGTCGCCTCTCCAACGAGTTCTCGCTGCGGATGGCCGAGTTCGAGGCGCGCGCCACCGAACTGGTCGGCCGCCCGTTCAACCTGGGCAGCCCCAAGCAGATCGGCGACGTGCTGTTCGGCGAGATGCAGATCAAGGGCGGCAAGAAGACCGCCACCGGCCAGTGGTCCACTGACAGCGACGTGCTGGAGAGCCTGGCGCTGGAGCATGAGCTGCCGCGCGTGCTGCTCGACTGGCGTCAGCTGTCCAAGCTGAAGGGCACCTATACCGAGAACCTGGTCGCGGCGATCGCCGAGCGCACGGGCCGGGTGCACACCTCCTACGCCCTGGCCGCGACGACGACGGGGCGCCTGTCCTCATCTGATCCCAATCTGCAGAACATCCCGGTCCGAACCGAGGAAGGCCGCAAGATCCGCAAGGCCTTCATCGCCGAGCCGGGCAAGGTGCTGATCAGCGCCGACTACAGCCAGATCGAGCTGCGCCTGCTGGCCCACATCGGCGACATCCCGCAGCTGAAGAAGGCTTTCCAGGAAGGGCTCGACATCCACGCCATGACGGCCTCGGAGATGTTCGACACGCCGATCGAGGGCATGGACCCGATGATCCGCCGCCGGGCCAAGGCCATCAACTTCGGCATCGTCTACGGCATCAGCGCGTTTGGCCTGGCCAACCAACTGGGCATCGGCCAGGGCGAGGCCGGGGCCTATATCAAGACCTATTTCGAGCGCTTCCCGGGCATCCAGGCCTATATGGACGCGACCAAGGCCTTCGTGCGCGAGCACGGCTATGTGACGACCATCTTCGGCCGCAAGATCAACATCCCCGAGATCCAGGCCAAGTCGGTCGGCCAGCGGCAATTCGCCGAGCGGGCGGCCATCAACGCGCCGATCCAGGGCGCGGCGGCGGACGTCATGCGCCGGGCGATGATCCGCATGCCGGCGGCGTTGAAGGAGGCTGGCTTGTCGACCCGCATGCTGTTGCAGGTGCACGACGAACTGGTCTTCGAGGCCCCGGAAGCCGAGGCCGAAACCGCGCGTGCGGTGATCGCCCGCGTGATGGAAAAAGCGGCGGAGCCGGCGGTCGCCCTGTCTGTGCCGCTCACGGTCGAGGTTCGGGCGGCGCTCAACTGGGACGAAGCCCATTGA